The DNA window ATTCGCCGTCTTTTTGGCCGCGGCATTATAATCACTCATTTCTTTTTTCTGTTCGGCGGTTAAAATCTGCGCCGTGCCCGTATCTGAATTTTGCTCTTTAAATTCCAAAAGCGGTGTTTCGCCGATCATCTTAATGGCCTCTGACACATCTTTAATTCCGGCCAATTCCACGATCACCCGTTGGCTCGCTCCGGCGCTCGTTGTTTGGACAACCGGCTCAGCCACGCCAAAAGCGTTAACGCGACGTTCAATTACATCTCTCACGCCTTCAAGTGCGTCATCGCGGTCTTTCTCTGGAATGGCGGAAGTGTCAGCTTCATAAATCAAATGCGTTCCGCCTTGCAAATCAAGGCCAAGACGAAATGGTAATTTATAAAATTCCGGTAAAGCAATGCCTGTGGTTTTTTTCAGCCAATTCACGCCTTGATCATAATATTTTGGATAATCCAAAAATCCGGCCAAGACTGTGAAGGCCACAATTAAAATAATGAGCCACCAAACTTTAGCACGGGCCGTCGTAAATAACTTTTTCCCCGCGTTTGCGAAGAATCTTTTGATTTTGTTCATAGATTAAAAAAATTATCCTCCTTGTGGATATTTTATGAGTTTAGCGCAAAGTGATTAAAGTGTAAAGCGGCCCTATCGCCCTGGTTTTACTACAACCTCTTCGTAATTTCCCTGTTCAATATCTAACACAAACTCGCCGAGACCTTCCATTTGTTCATTTAGTTCATCCATTTCAGCCTGGAGTGTTTCCGCGCGACCCGCGTCAATTGCCGGATTATTTAATTCAGTTTTTATTTCTTCAATTCTTGCCCGCAGTCCGTCAACATATTCCCCCATTTCACCACCCAACTGTTCAATTTCTTCGGGAGATAATGCCTTTTCCGAACTCTCGGCTTCTGGATGTTCGAATTTTTCTATCATATATTTTATTAACAGACACTTGACAAATTTATTTCAACCCGTCATATTATAAGTGGCTAAGCGCTGGTTAGTCATGCTACGACGACCAACCCGGAGGTTGTACAACGTACAAGGGCATCGCTTGGCGAGGGAGATCGGACCTTCCGTGACGCTCCCAGCTCGGGAAACCAATTCTAGGCTCTTGGCCCCGGGCACAGCAGTTACCAAGTCGAAAGGCGTCGAGGTAACTGCTTTTTTTATTTCCCGCAACACTTCTTGTATTTCTGTCCTGACCCACACGGGCACGGATCGTTTCTCCCAATTTTTTCTCCTTCGGCGGTGCGCGGTTTGGCTTTGATGTCCGCGGCCTGATTTCTATTATCGCCCTCTTTTGCCGGCGCGGATAATTTTACACCTTGGCGCTGCAGAAGTGACGGCGCGGTTTTTGTTTCCAACCCGACTTTGTAAA is part of the Patescibacteria group bacterium genome and encodes:
- a CDS encoding SEC-C metal-binding domain-containing protein, which gives rise to RTGIGLRGYGQHDPLVEYKKETYRMFQELMHFINREVVYNVYKVGLETKTAPSLLQRQGVKLSAPAKEGDNRNQAADIKAKPRTAEGEKIGRNDPCPCGSGQKYKKCCGK